The Sulfurimonas sp. HSL3-2 genome segment TTTTATCTTTAAAAGCCTCGGCATTATCATTTCAGGCGAAAGTGACGGTAGTCTATCTGGGATGTTTTTAGAAAACAGATAACAAAAGTAAGCTCTTGCCTTGGTACGACCAAGCGAAAAATCTTGAATATCCGATGCGACCATGTTAGATACCTTTTTTAAAATAGTTTCGCGATTATAACATCATATTTTTAAATTAACCGCCCTATACTATAGCGTTCATCACATGACAGCGGTTATATTCACACTGAAATGTGGTGTGAGTTATGTCAAAATCTTCTTTTAAAACTTGCTCCAAAGAGTCCAAGATAACACTGCATTCCCCAATGGAGATATTTTCATTAAAATTCAGATGAGCCTCTAAAAAGATGTGATGGTCATCTAACTGCCAAAGATGGATATGGTGCACGTTCTCTACCCCCTTTTGCGTCTCTTTTATCTTTTTTATGACATCTTGCACCTCTATGCCTGCAGGTGTAAACTGCATCAAAACAGAAAGCGAGATCTTCATAAGGCTCCATGACGCCCCTATCAGATACAGCGCGATAATCATCGAAACAAGAGGATCGACCCAATATATCTCATAAAAGTACATCAACAATCCGCCCACTACGACGGCAACAGATGTCACCATGTCTGAAAGCAGGTGAAGATACGCCGCTTTGATGTTCATATTGTGATGCGCATCATCTTTTACAAGCAGTACGCCTAGAGCATTTAAAAAGATACTGAGCACACCAAGCCATACGACTATCAGAGAGTCCACACTTTCCGGATGCATCAGTTTTTGGTACGACTCATATATCAAAAAGAAAGCGACTGCCATCAAAACGGAAGTGTTAAAAAATGCCGCTATGATCTCGGCTCGTTTGTACCCGAAAGTCTTGCTTTCGGTATGTTCTTTGTGTGAAAGACGGTTTGCGACATAAGCGATGACGAGTGTCAATACATCGCTGAAGTTATGAAGAGCATCACTTAAAAGTGCAAGTGAACCTGAAAACAGACCGCCTATGATCTGTGAGACTGTAATAGTAAGATTTAATATAATCGCGACTAAAAGGTTTTTTCCGCTTACGTGGTGATGGTGATGGTGATGATGATGTTCTGACATTTTTATTCCGCTACTTTTGATATAATACCGCCCATGAAACTTAATCACATAGCCTTAGTCAGGCTTTCAGCTCTTGGGGATATTGTTAATGCTACAATTGTACTACAATTTATC includes the following:
- a CDS encoding cation diffusion facilitator family transporter, with the protein product MSEHHHHHHHHHVSGKNLLVAIILNLTITVSQIIGGLFSGSLALLSDALHNFSDVLTLVIAYVANRLSHKEHTESKTFGYKRAEIIAAFFNTSVLMAVAFFLIYESYQKLMHPESVDSLIVVWLGVLSIFLNALGVLLVKDDAHHNMNIKAAYLHLLSDMVTSVAVVVGGLLMYFYEIYWVDPLVSMIIALYLIGASWSLMKISLSVLMQFTPAGIEVQDVIKKIKETQKGVENVHHIHLWQLDDHHIFLEAHLNFNENISIGECSVILDSLEQVLKEDFDITHTTFQCEYNRCHVMNAIV